From Halichoerus grypus chromosome 6, mHalGry1.hap1.1, whole genome shotgun sequence, one genomic window encodes:
- the FKBP6 gene encoding inactive peptidyl-prolyl cis-trans isomerase FKBP6: MGGSTRNPRVLQGDNASSQSPYQRLSRRMLDISGDRGVLKDVIREGAGELVTPDASVLVKYSGYLEHMDKPFDSNCFRKTPRLMKLGEDITLWGMELGLLSMRRGELARFLFKPTYAYGTLGCPPLIPPNTTVLFEIELLDFLDSAESDKFCALSAEQQDEFPLQKVLKVAATEREFGNYLFRQNRFYDAKVRYKRALLLLHRRSAPPEEQHLVAAAKLLVLLNLSFTYLKLERPTTALRYGEQALIIDRKNAKALFRCGQACLLMTEYQKARDFLVRAQQEQPFNHDINNELKKLASYYRDYTDKEKEMCHRMFAPYDNGSTVGEN; encoded by the exons ATGGGGGGGAGCACGCGGAACCCAAGAGTCCTGCAGGGGGACAACGCTTCCAGCCAG TCTCCGTACCAGAGGTTAAGTCGAAGGATGCTGGACATTTCCGGGGACCGGGGCGTGCTGAAGGACGTCATCCGAGAGGGTGCTGGAGAGCTGGTGACCCCGGATGCTTCCGTGCTAG TGAAATATTCTGGATATCTGGAGCATATGGACAAGCCTTTTGATTCTAATTGCTTTAGGAAAACTCCCCGGCTGATGAAACTTGGAGAGG ATATTACACTCTGGGGCATGGAGTTGGGCCTTCTGAGCATGAGGAGAGGAGAGCTGGCCAGGTTTCTGTTCAAACCAACCTATGCCTATGGAACGCTGGGCTGCCCTCCCTTGATCCCCCCAAATACCACTGTCCTGTTTGAGATCGAGCTGCTTGACTTCCTGGACTCTGCTGAGTCAGACAAGTTTTGTGCCCTTTCAGCT GAGCAACAAGATGAGTTTCCACTTCAGAAGGTCCTAAAAGTGGCAGCTACTGAACGGGAGTTTGGCAACTACCTTTTCCGCCAAAATCGTTTCTACGATGCCAAAGTGAGATATAAGAGG GCCTTGTTGCTTCTCCACCGACGATCAGCACCCCCTGAAGAGCAGCATCTGGTGGCAGCAGCCAAGCTTCTTGTTCTCCTTAACCTGTCCTTTACGTACCTGAAGCTGGAGCGACCTACCACAGCCTTGCGCTATGGAGAACAAGCTCTGATCATCGACCGGAAGAATGCTAAGGCCCTCTTCCGGTGTGGACAG GCCTGTCTACTCATGACTGAGTATCAGAAGGCCCGAGATTTTCTAGTCCGAGCCCAGCAGGAACAGCCCTTCAATCATGACATCAATAATGAGCTGAAGAAACTGGCCAG CTATTACAGGGACTACacagataaagagaaagagatgtgtCACCGAATGTTCGCTCCTTACGATAACGGCTCTACAGTAGGAGAAAATTGA